ggttttgttgttggggtggggttttttttggtgtttatgATTCCAAACAAAAGTGTCTGTTTATCGAATTGTTCACCGTTCAATTTCTCTCCATACATCTAAGACTTTGGAACAGTCTTTAAAGAACAGAACTTAATTTGCACTCGTAACTTACCGACTGCTCGTCTGAGATTTTCCTGGACATGCTGAACGATATCACGGATGTCCTCCTCGGTCAAATCACTCAAGTCGACATTATTGTCGTCTGCTCGTTCGGCTTCCTCTATGACGTCATTaacatcatcgtcgtcgtcttcgGAGACCGGGACTGCACGAGCCACGAACAGGAACGCGGCAAAAAAGAGAATCGTCAATTTGGGAGACATCTTTGATTCCACTCTGTACAAGATGATGAAAGTTATGCCAGTCTGGCTTTTATTTATACTATAGTGTCTGATGACTGTAAGCGATGTTTCCacaactaataattaaaaatgcacgtgttcGTTGTCAAGGTGTCATGTAATTGTCTAACAGGATATTTGGTATGTTTACCTAGTGCCACAAGGTGTGGAACTGCTAGTGGGTGCAGCTCTGTGGGATTGTGTATCCGTAAATGAGTGTGaattaataatcattaaaatCTAAATTTTGTTTagacaaaatatataaagagctgtgggggaacgtataaaacaatacaatcatcaaggtaagtatattttaaaactttgtatagaaatcaaagtgttttaaaaacctAAAATGTAATTCTGGGTAGAATGTAAAACGTAATTATTtatcatgtacatatgtatggtTTATTTCGTTTATTTCAGACAGGTATTGATGTTTCATGCATGGATGTGTTTTAAATAGTGCTAAAGCGCTCTCCGCCATTgtcaaatattgtaaatatgtattgattataatttgctgtttttattataaagcttataagttgtataacttaaaccaataaagaacttgaacttgaattTGTACCATATTTCTGTTACCAAGTATATCTTTTCTCGTCGGCTTCAGATGATTATACTCCATCAAAATGTGGTGCACAGCCAGTGTTCACCGACAGCGTTCGCACTGATGGGGAGggttaggtgtgtgtgtggtatagtgaaattggcattccacctcatgtcactgacccaccccccacccgataaatggattttctggatccgccactgactgTCTTTGTTAAACAAGTTGTGAAACACTCGGCGGAGAGCGgccttagaccgaccgcgcaccaggcgaacTCTTTACGAGTGGGCtacgccaccccccccccccccccctcgaagTTGATCGGTCCTACAACTCTACACATCAAGGCTATCCTGAATtttctgccattgtaacatgtttacggctagcaaataatttttgttgaaaattgtaaactgatCGAgagtgattggttaattacattctttttccgggatcaaatgaaaataacacccggaaagctaatggcgtcattagaaagtgacgtcattagcaactggaacaggccaagttgacggttcaagggtctacagttagattgtagcagaaataccaaatatacactCAGTTCCGtcgaaaaacgattcagtttataATGAACATGACCtttggtcaaaaatgacatttacgGGATCAAATAGGCAATAtcatctaaaaactccatatggttatctcctacgtaaaataaaaaattatttctatctgggccccgttccacgaagcgatcttagccctaaggttaccttaggcgcatagctaccctatgcacttaagttgatcttagggctaagatcgcttcgtacaAATTTAAGATGTGCACAAATTGTTTAACAtgacatatatttggtatatccGTAGCGAAAGAAGAGtggtatattataataacatcaGATACTAACTTAGCACCGGCTTCTTCTTCCTTGCTGTAATGATGTGTATAATCATAGTACGCTGCTTCCAAAACCCAGCCGTTCAAGCAGACCGATTTGAAACCCGGGTGATCGACGATACACGCCAACGACTCTGCCCCGTAACGTTCACTATACGCTTTCATTTTCTCGTTCACCTGGTCGATCTCCTTACAACACCTGCTCTCGCCTACAGTCGGCATCAAGGTGCAGTGTCCGCAATTACACCTgtagaaaggaatgtttatttaaatgtgtgtgttgtatatCACCACTCCTGTCTTGGACGGATGAGCCGGCCGAGGCTACAGCAGCCTGTTcagaatgtgcacgtaaaaccatGTGGCCTGACCATacaatgacaccacttgagcactgatttattaaatatcggctattggatgtcaaacatttggatatTCTGAGGGTCttagagaaagaaatgttttatttacatgcactttctcacgGACAGGATaccgcataccacggccttagatataacgtaccagtcgtggggtactggATGAGACGGAAGGGGCGTAGCATGGTGTTAACCTGGAGGAAGGACAATCAAactgacgtcattcgagtttgacgtcatttccattcagaaagacaccgcgccacataattcttacgtcatttgaatactagtatctagtaatggtggactggaattaaagttgcgtgtacagtttacaaaaatacgttgtattaagcttgagattacatgacaaagagattattaccctcgtgtgcttcggtatcgtcaatatcgtATGTTAGGAATAAaactattaacgtgcccatatccactaAGGTTTAGGCACGCCCATCATGGACATCGTCATTGACCAATTCCTGGACGGGAGCATTAGCGAAACATTTCCTGGCTCTcgtcaggtcagagagttttacgtgcacattcagagcaagttgttgtaacgtatgcctgtcatgggcgcaggtgcccgccttggccggctcctccgtccatgaaaggaaagggttggggtgggtgggagaagggactgCCTGCGCTGGAAAGAGCAAGAGCGCACCAGTAGCCCAATCGGAGCCGGTAACAAGCgggggttggttttggtgctatggaatctggaatgtcccgtaggattaatgtCAAAGGCAAAGGGTTCGCagtttgaatgaaggaaattgggcgctttttttaaaacgatctgccgaaataaaaaaaaggggaactacatatgttttttaacttagtatgccgagagtagctcgttattggGACCTAATTTGCTAgatgaacttggggctggttatATAACATACGAAAAAAAGGATGTGTGGATATGTGTGAGCTGATGTTTGTATACACGATCAAAGTCAGCGGTACACATCTAAACACATGAAGTAGCTTTGCATTTCAAAGTGAGACGACCCCATGTGAGTTCGCAGGTTCTGACACGTGAAACAACAATTAGCAACATCAAGGTGTTTCGTCGCCGCAAACAATGAAACTCTTCATTGCAGCTTTTTAAATCAAACTCAGGCTCTTAACCAAATGCTGTAATTAGTCTCTATCACCACAACAGACAATGGTCTGTACAGGGTTACCTTGTTACAGGGGAGTTCACACCTCGTATGTGCAGTGGCTATCGCTTCAATGAATACATTTCATCCTTGTGTGAGGAatcattaaaatgaaatataattacaCACATGAAAACTAAATTATACTCGTTAAAAacaccttcttttttttttttctttttttttttttctttttttttttttttttctttttttttgttgttgctgctaatggaaaaaatgtagcgaatttcatctgaagacattttttaaacaaaatgtttgacatccaatagccgatgattaataaatcaatgtgttctagtggcgttgttaaacaaaactaactttaacttaatattctttttaaacatgtttattttaacttcattagagtttatatatatatatatttttttttttttaatttgaaaaatattcaattcagattcaagcacgctgtccctgacatatacacctcagctatctggtctgtctgtccaggacagtgggttagttatcagtgagagagaagtaggtgtagtggtcttacaccagcCCAATGAGTCGCTAaatttgctctgggtgggagacggtgtcgagctgcgaaccctgtacctaccagctttatgtccgatggcttaaacacgacaccaccgaggccggtatcttaAAGTTGTAAAACctagtgtttataatataatatattgtattagtagacttttcctttggcactgtcacgtataaagaacattataaatacttagcatagatagggttagggttagggttaatgacagtgccaaaggaaactcCTTCCCTAAAAACTAAACTGAACCAAACCATACGGCAGGTCGGCTCACCATTCTGGGTTGAGCAAGCGCTCTTCATCATCTTTCTCATCATCTGACTGATCTGATTTCTCCACCTCGCCGGGATCTCTTAGCGGTTCATACTAGTACGGCTTGATGGTTCCGTTTATAAAGTTTTGGTGGATTTCGTACATCCATTCGGGCGTGCTTCCTGACGAAAAGTCGGATTCTTCTTCGCTTTCGGTGTCCGAGAAATTTTCACAACGTTGTAAGTAATTAAACACTAATTACGGTTTAAACGGCGTGCGGTCACCGACCATCTGGCACGAGGGTAATCATTGTCAGATGAGAACCAGCCAATCAGATGCCGGGGGCATGGCGGGAAGCTGCGATGTCCTGGCATTGGTAACATCTTGGACACTGTAGACACAGCCAATCGGAGGCCTGGTATACGGCGTGGTAACTACATGTAAGATAGCACGACTGCCGCGCTTAGTCTTGTGGTATTTAGCGCTAGCATAGAATGAAGAATATTTAATCTcagtttactttatttttaattttaatcaacatggTGGATGATTTAGAATTTAGTGAATGGGCACATTCATTGGGGCTTAAGGCAGAAAGCCTTGACAAGCTTGAGCAGATTGGTTGCGCTGAATTTCGCGTAATACAGTGCATGACGGATACGATGATAGATAGTGTCGGTTTGACCATGGGACAAGCCTTCTTACTAAAGGTGGGCGTTAAGGCATTTTGCAAGAAGACACCACCTTCAAGTGGAGAGCCCCAGCAAGATTTACTAAGATCGGCTCTG
Above is a genomic segment from Gigantopelta aegis isolate Gae_Host chromosome 7, Gae_host_genome, whole genome shotgun sequence containing:
- the LOC121376958 gene encoding uncharacterized protein LOC121376958 isoform X1 — translated: MPTVGESRCCKEIDQVNEKMKAYSERYGAESLACIVDHPGFKSVCLNGWVLEAAYYDYTHHYSKEEEAGAKVESKMSPKLTILFFAAFLFVARAVPVSEDDDDDVNDVIEEAERADDNNVDLSDLTEEDIRDIVQHVQENLRRAVDEMSVDEVEMVHDEKSLEKRFLKNWKLGRGWSAGTSGISWKNRKGNMNFNIKPTFNGFKPSGFRAGFTWRF
- the LOC121376958 gene encoding uncharacterized protein LOC121376958 isoform X2 — translated: MPTVGESRCCKEIDQVNEKMKAYSERYGAESLACIVDHPGFKSVCLNGWVLEAAYYDYTHHYSKEEEAGAKVESKMSPKLTILFFAAFLFVARAVPVSEDDDDDVNDVIEEAERADDNNVDLSDLTEEDIRDIVQHVQENLRRAVDEMSLDEVEMVHDEKSLEKRFLKNWNLGKGWSAGTSGISWHNRRGNMNFNVRPTFSNGLGFRAGFTWRF